The following proteins come from a genomic window of Bos mutus isolate GX-2022 chromosome 23, NWIPB_WYAK_1.1, whole genome shotgun sequence:
- the ECI2 gene encoding enoyl-CoA delta isomerase 2 isoform X2 yields the protein MLASQKDFNNAVSQVKLLKEDPGNEVKLKLYALYKQATEGPCNVPKPGMLDFINKTKWDAWNALGSLSKEAARQNYVDLVSRLSASSESPSPEAPAADRKQPESDSLVVTSEDGITTIRLNRPAKKNALTTQMYHDIIAALQAASKDESAITVLTGSGDYYCSGNDLTNFTHLPAGGLEEMARSAAALLRDFVNCFIDFPKPLVAVVNGPAVGISVTILGLFDVVYATDRASFHTPFSHLGQSPEGCSSYTFPKIMGSSKAAEMLLFGKKLTAQEACAQGLVTEVFPDGTFQKEVWARLKAYSKLPPNAMRISKQIIRNREKEKLHAVNAEESSVLRERWQSDECMNAIASFLSRKAKL from the exons GCCACTGAAGGACCTTGTAACGTGCCCAAACCAGGTATGCTGGACTTTATCAATAAGACCAAATGGGATGCATGGAACGCTCTTGGCAGTCTGTCCAAG GAAGCTGCCCGACAGAACTACGTGGACTTGGTGTCCAGGCTGAGTGCTTCCTCTGAGTCCCCCAGCCCAGAGGCCCCTGCAGCAGACAGGAAGCAACCGGAAAGCGATAGCCTGGTGGTGACCTCCGAAGACGGCATCACCACCATCAGGTTGAACCGTCCAGCCAAAAAAAATGCTCTCACCACTCAG ATGTATCATGACATCATAGCTGCACTTCAGGCTGCAAGCAAGGATGAGTCAGCCATAACTGTTTTAACAG GCAGCGGGGACTACTACTGCAGCGGGAACGACCTGACCAACTTCACGCATCTGCCCGCCGGCGGGCTGGAGGAGATGGCCAGGAGCGCGGCCGCCCTCCTGAG GGATTTCGTCAACTGTTTCATAGACTTCCCGAAGCCTCTGGTGGCCGTGGTGAATGGTCCGGCCGTGGGGATCTCCGTCACCATCCTCGGGCTGTTTGACGTCGTTTACGCGACCGACCGG GCAAGCTTTCACACCCCGTTCAGTCACCTGGGCCAGAGTCCGGAAGGCTGTTCCTCTTACACTTTCCCCAAGATAATGGGCTCAAGCAAG GCGGCAGAGATGCTCCTTTTTGGGAAGAAGTTAACGGCCCAGGAAGCATGTGCCCAAGGACTCGTTACCGAAGTTTTTCCCGACGGCACTTTTCAGAAGGAAGTGTGGGCCAGGCTGAAAGCATATTCAAAGCTGCCCCCAAAT GCCATGAGAATTTCCAAGCAGATCATCAGaaacagggagaaagaaaagttgCACGCGGTCAACGCGGAAGAAAGCAGTGTCCTAAGGGAGAGGTGGCAGTCAGACGAATGCATGAATGCCATCGCAAGCTTCCTGTCCAGAAAGGCGAAGCTCTGA